Proteins encoded together in one Lathamus discolor isolate bLatDis1 chromosome 3, bLatDis1.hap1, whole genome shotgun sequence window:
- the HNRNPH3 gene encoding heterogeneous nuclear ribonucleoprotein H3 isoform X3 — MDWSGKHNGPNDTTNDGTVVRLRGLPFGCSKEEIVQFFQGLEIVPNGITLTLDYQGRSTGEAFVQFASKEIAENALGKHKERIGHRYIEIFKSSKSEIRGFSDMPRRMMGQQRPGPYDRPLGGRGGYYGAGRGSMYDRMRRGGGGYDGGYGGFDDYGGYNNYGYGNDGYDDRMRDGRGMGGHGYGGAGEAGSGFHGGGHFVHMRGLPFRATENDIANFFSPLNPIRVHIDIGADGRATGEADVEFVTHEDAVAAMSKDKNHMQHRYIELFLNSTAGGGSGMGGYGRDGMDQGYGPVGRMGMGSNYSGGYGTPDGLGGYSMYA; from the exons ATGGACTGGAGTGGAAAACATAATGGGCCAAATGATACAACTAATGATGGAACAGTGGTACGACTTCGAGGCCTGCCATTTGGTtgcagcaaagaagagattgtTCAGTTTTTCCAAG GGTTGGAAATCGTGCCAAATGGGATAACATTGACGCTGGACTACCAGGGGAGAAGCACAGGGGAGGCCTTCGTGCAGTTTGCTTCAAAGGAGATAGCAGAAAATGCTCTGGGGAAACACAAGGAAAGAATAGGGCACAG ATACATTGAAATCTTCAAAAGTAGTAAGAGCGAAATCAGAGGATTCAGTGACATGCCAAGAAGAATGATGGGACAACAACGGCCTGGACCATATGATAGACCATTAGGAGGAAGAGGGGGTTATTATGGAGCTGGGCGTGGAAGTATGTATGACAGAATGCGTCGAGGAGGTGGTGGATATGACGGTG GATATGGTGGCTTTGATGATTATGGTGGCTATAATAACTATGGCTATGGAAACGATGGCTATGATGACAGAATGAGGGATGGGAGAg GCATGGGGGGACATGGATAtggtggagctggagaagcaggcTCAGGTTTCCATGGTGGCGGTCACTTTGTTCACATGAGAGGACTGCCTTTTCGAGCAACAGAAAATGATATTGCTAAT TTTTTCTCACCACTGAACCCTATAAGAGTTCACATTGATATTGGAGCAGATGGAAGAGCCACTGGAGAGGCAGATGTGGAATTTGTAACACATGAGGATGCAGTAGCTGCCATGTCTAAGGATAAAAATCATATGC aGCATCGATATATTGAACTGTTCCTGAATTCAACTGCTGGAGGTGGTTCTGGCATGGGAGGCTATGGCAGAGATGGAATGG ATCAAGGTTACGGCCCTGTGGGGAGAATGGGAATGGGTAGCAATTACAGTGGAGGATACGGAACTCCTGATGGCCTGGGTGGCTATA gtatGTATGCGTGA
- the HNRNPH3 gene encoding heterogeneous nuclear ribonucleoprotein H3 isoform X1, giving the protein MDWSGKHNGPNDTTNDGTVVRLRGLPFGCSKEEIVQFFQGLEIVPNGITLTLDYQGRSTGEAFVQFASKEIAENALGKHKERIGHRYIEIFKSSKSEIRGFSDMPRRMMGQQRPGPYDRPLGGRGGYYGAGRGSMYDRMRRGGGGYDGGYGGFDDYGGYNNYGYGNDGYDDRMRDGRGMGGHGYGGAGEAGSGFHGGGHFVHMRGLPFRATENDIANFFSPLNPIRVHIDIGADGRATGEADVEFVTHEDAVAAMSKDKNHMQHRYIELFLNSTAGGGSGMGGYGRDGMDQGYGPVGRMGMGSNYSGGYGTPDGLGGYSRGSGNSGGYYGQGSMGGGGWRGMY; this is encoded by the exons ATGGACTGGAGTGGAAAACATAATGGGCCAAATGATACAACTAATGATGGAACAGTGGTACGACTTCGAGGCCTGCCATTTGGTtgcagcaaagaagagattgtTCAGTTTTTCCAAG GGTTGGAAATCGTGCCAAATGGGATAACATTGACGCTGGACTACCAGGGGAGAAGCACAGGGGAGGCCTTCGTGCAGTTTGCTTCAAAGGAGATAGCAGAAAATGCTCTGGGGAAACACAAGGAAAGAATAGGGCACAG ATACATTGAAATCTTCAAAAGTAGTAAGAGCGAAATCAGAGGATTCAGTGACATGCCAAGAAGAATGATGGGACAACAACGGCCTGGACCATATGATAGACCATTAGGAGGAAGAGGGGGTTATTATGGAGCTGGGCGTGGAAGTATGTATGACAGAATGCGTCGAGGAGGTGGTGGATATGACGGTG GATATGGTGGCTTTGATGATTATGGTGGCTATAATAACTATGGCTATGGAAACGATGGCTATGATGACAGAATGAGGGATGGGAGAg GCATGGGGGGACATGGATAtggtggagctggagaagcaggcTCAGGTTTCCATGGTGGCGGTCACTTTGTTCACATGAGAGGACTGCCTTTTCGAGCAACAGAAAATGATATTGCTAAT TTTTTCTCACCACTGAACCCTATAAGAGTTCACATTGATATTGGAGCAGATGGAAGAGCCACTGGAGAGGCAGATGTGGAATTTGTAACACATGAGGATGCAGTAGCTGCCATGTCTAAGGATAAAAATCATATGC aGCATCGATATATTGAACTGTTCCTGAATTCAACTGCTGGAGGTGGTTCTGGCATGGGAGGCTATGGCAGAGATGGAATGG ATCAAGGTTACGGCCCTGTGGGGAGAATGGGAATGGGTAGCAATTACAGTGGAGGATACGGAACTCCTGATGGCCTGGGTGGCTATA GTCGTGGCAGTGGAAATAGTGGAGGATACTATGGGCAAGGCAGTATGGGTGGAGGAGGATGGCGTGGAATGTATTGA
- the HNRNPH3 gene encoding heterogeneous nuclear ribonucleoprotein H3 isoform X2 has translation MDWSGKHNGPNDTTNDGTVVRLRGLPFGCSKEEIVQFFQGLEIVPNGITLTLDYQGRSTGEAFVQFASKEIAENALGKHKERIGHRYIEIFKSSKSEIRGFSDMPRRMMGQQRPGPYDRPLGGRGGYYGAGRGRYGGFDDYGGYNNYGYGNDGYDDRMRDGRGMGGHGYGGAGEAGSGFHGGGHFVHMRGLPFRATENDIANFFSPLNPIRVHIDIGADGRATGEADVEFVTHEDAVAAMSKDKNHMQHRYIELFLNSTAGGGSGMGGYGRDGMDQGYGPVGRMGMGSNYSGGYGTPDGLGGYSRGSGNSGGYYGQGSMGGGGWRGMY, from the exons ATGGACTGGAGTGGAAAACATAATGGGCCAAATGATACAACTAATGATGGAACAGTGGTACGACTTCGAGGCCTGCCATTTGGTtgcagcaaagaagagattgtTCAGTTTTTCCAAG GGTTGGAAATCGTGCCAAATGGGATAACATTGACGCTGGACTACCAGGGGAGAAGCACAGGGGAGGCCTTCGTGCAGTTTGCTTCAAAGGAGATAGCAGAAAATGCTCTGGGGAAACACAAGGAAAGAATAGGGCACAG ATACATTGAAATCTTCAAAAGTAGTAAGAGCGAAATCAGAGGATTCAGTGACATGCCAAGAAGAATGATGGGACAACAACGGCCTGGACCATATGATAGACCATTAGGAGGAAGAGGGGGTTATTATGGAGCTGGGCGTGGAA GATATGGTGGCTTTGATGATTATGGTGGCTATAATAACTATGGCTATGGAAACGATGGCTATGATGACAGAATGAGGGATGGGAGAg GCATGGGGGGACATGGATAtggtggagctggagaagcaggcTCAGGTTTCCATGGTGGCGGTCACTTTGTTCACATGAGAGGACTGCCTTTTCGAGCAACAGAAAATGATATTGCTAAT TTTTTCTCACCACTGAACCCTATAAGAGTTCACATTGATATTGGAGCAGATGGAAGAGCCACTGGAGAGGCAGATGTGGAATTTGTAACACATGAGGATGCAGTAGCTGCCATGTCTAAGGATAAAAATCATATGC aGCATCGATATATTGAACTGTTCCTGAATTCAACTGCTGGAGGTGGTTCTGGCATGGGAGGCTATGGCAGAGATGGAATGG ATCAAGGTTACGGCCCTGTGGGGAGAATGGGAATGGGTAGCAATTACAGTGGAGGATACGGAACTCCTGATGGCCTGGGTGGCTATA GTCGTGGCAGTGGAAATAGTGGAGGATACTATGGGCAAGGCAGTATGGGTGGAGGAGGATGGCGTGGAATGTATTGA